One window of the Triticum dicoccoides isolate Atlit2015 ecotype Zavitan chromosome 3B, WEW_v2.0, whole genome shotgun sequence genome contains the following:
- the LOC119274848 gene encoding 39S ribosomal protein L47, mitochondrial-like has product MLSLSRTLARRLFSTAAAGSEGAAAASTSVVRKAQNPLEEFFEVERSTADDQPAPHYGRGWKASELRLKSWDDLHKLWYVLLKEKNMLMSQRQMLASENMHFPNPERISKVKRSMCRIKHVLTERAIADPDPRRTAEMKRMINAM; this is encoded by the exons ATGCTTTCCCTGTCGAGGACGCTCGCGAGGCGGCTCTTCTCCACCGCGGCCGCCGGGTCCGAGGGCGCCGCCGCCGCGTCAACTTCGGTGGTGAGGAAGGCGCAGAACCCCCTCGAGGAGTTCTTCGAGGTCGAGCGGAGCACCGCGGACGACCAGCCCGCTCCCCACTACG GTCGTGGTTGGAAGGCTTCTGAATTACGCCTGAAATCTTGGGACGACCTTCATAAGCTATGGTATGTCCTTCTAAAGGAGAAGAACATGCTTATGTCTCAACGCCAGATGCTAGCTTCAGAGAACATGCATTTCCCAAACCCAGAGCGCATTTCCAAG GTGAAGAGATCGATGTGCCGGATCAAGCACGTGCTGACGGAGCGGGCCATAGCGGACCCTGACCCGAGGAGGACTGCGGAGATGAAGCGGATGATCAACGCCATGTGA